One region of Daphnia pulicaria isolate SC F1-1A chromosome 7, SC_F0-13Bv2, whole genome shotgun sequence genomic DNA includes:
- the LOC124348434 gene encoding dentin sialophosphoprotein-like, whose translation MFQITSAVPMKQIMKCCVGIEAEVAEVIEEESPEKGDEGEDNEGVQDKGETDKMGTEDKGAEGKNEDEGVQFEPDTEAEEESSETTDDQARSTPRSGQTKKNMKKKATKKLKRGTKKQKLESDIENLSKEFEDHCQSSDSDDGQAEEESSETTDDQARCAPRSRQTKRNMKKKATKRLKRGTKRLKRGTKKQKLESDIGNLP comes from the exons ATGTTTCAGATTACATCAGCAGTCCCGATGAAGCAGATAATG aaatgctgTGTGGGTATAGAAGCTGAAGTCGCAGAAGTTATTGAAGAGGAAAGTCCAGAAAAGGGTGATGAGGGTGAGGACAACGAAGGCGTCCAAGACAAAGGGGAAACAGACAAAATGGGCACAGAGGACAAGGGAGCTGAAGGGAAGAATGAGGATGAAGGGGTGCAATTTGAACCAGACACAGAGGCCGAAGAGGAGAGTAGCGAGACTACAGATGATCAGGCGAGATCCACACCCAGGTCAGGGCAAACCAAGAAGAATATGAAAAAGAAGGCCACCAAGAAGCTAAAGCGGGGTACTAAGAAGCAAAAGCTCGAGTCCGACATTGAAAATCTGTCTAAAGAATTTGAGGATCACTGCCAGAGTTCAG attccGATGACGGTCAAGCCGAAGAGGAGAGTAGCGAGACTACAGATGATCAGGCGAGATGCGCACCCAGGTCAAGGCAAACCAAGAGgaatatgaaaaagaaagCCACTAAGAGGCTAAAGCGGGGTACTAAGAGGCTAAAGCGGGGTACTAAGAAGCAAAAGCTCGAGTCCGACATTGGAAATCTGCCTTAA
- the LOC124349497 gene encoding chorion peroxidase-like isoform X1, giving the protein MTDCSNKWFVALFLASCLCPLLEVDGRGAASYGEEFSQRANEEVTFTEEEFQEALRIGQEYVTKWEQLEDQILEVDRNRSEHHGTSRVDEKYHSRRFNPQRYNPEAIAQSKEAAVYLVARQYLSDKLGIPAEKIGDFERSSTFGSDVSDRQICDFNSKFRTFDGTCNNVGVPSFGKSGTIFNRLVSTPSEGYDDGVATIRRSKLTRSPLPSARLVSTTVLNNKSFSRLDVSLLTMQWGQFLDHDLTSTPTFTKSDGSAFLCCSAQQTGVNVAPPHPECLPIAIPRNDPVFNPLGNGQVTCMNFIRSTFGNNLDGTFPRMRSQINALTHWIDGSNVYGSSAAKARSLRDPTSGRGRMRTFISNLGRQMLPLGTCPVTCFDAGDSRVNEQPLLSVMHTIWLREHNRIAENLFRIVPGQTDEFYFQHARRIVIAEMQHIIYNEYLPVIIGPTMAAKVNSESGYSNTLNPAVFTEFSTAAFRMGHSQLRSFIRLFERDGSDSRESYQLSDSFDDSSRLFGANFMDNALRGLLQVPAEEVDSFFAFDITSQLFKPKGATVGLDLTAFNIQRGRDHGLPTYAKMLAFLGQPVPSTFDQLLSYIPIEVVNAMKFVYESVYDIDLFIGGVTEYPMPDAVLGPTFANIFAYQFSNLRRSDRFFYKFNVDQPTGFRSGQLAEIQKVSLARIICDNSDGTVGYIQPKAFRTPHDSYNRLVPCSNIPGIDFFKMLPL; this is encoded by the exons ATGACTGATTGCTCTAATAAATGGTTCGTTGCGCTGTTCCTCGCTAGTTGCTTATGCCCACTG TTGGAGGTAGATGGCCGAGGAGCTGCTTCTTATGGCGAAG AATTTTCTCAACGAGCAAACGAAGAGGTTACTTTCACCGAAGAAGAATTTCAGGAAGCTTTACGGATCGGCCAAGAGTACGTAACGAAATGGGAACAACTGGAAGACCAGATATTGGAAGTTGATCGCAATAGAAGCGAACATCATGGAACGAGTAGAGTCGATGAAAAGTATCACTCGCGTCGTTTCAATCCGCAGCGATACAACCCGGAAGCCATAGCCCAGTCAAAAGAAGCCGCTGTCTATCTGGTGGCTCGGCAGTACCTGAGTGATAA GTTGGGAATCCCAGCCGAGAAGATTGGAGATTTTGAACGGTCGTCTACTTTTGGAAGCGATGTCAGCGACAGGCAAATTTGTGACTTTAACTCCAAGTTTCGCACTTTCGATGGGACGTGTAACAACGTCGGAGTTCCATCGTTCGGGAAATCGGGTACCATTTTCAACCGACTCGTTTCCACCCCGAGCGAAGGATATGACGACG GTGTGGCGACTATTCGAAGGAGCAAATTAACGCGGAGTCCGTTGCCCAGCGCCCGTCTCGTATCCACTACAGTTTTGAACAACAAAAGTTTTTCCCGTCTTGACGTCTCCCTTCTGACGATGCAATGGGGTCAATTCCTCGATCACGACTTGACGTCGACCCCGACTTTCACCAAGA GTGATGGATCCGCATTTCTGTGCTGTTCGGCCCAACAAACTGGCGTCAATGTAGCACCTCCTCACCCAGAATGCCTTCCCATTGCCATCCCAAGAAACGATCCTGTTTTCAATCCATTGGGTAACGGTCAAGTGACGTGCATGAATTTCATTCGCTCGACATTTGGAAATAATTTGGACGGAACCTTTCCCCGAATGCGATCACAG ATCAACGCTTTAACACACTGGATCGACGGCTCGAACGTTTACGGAAGTTCAGCCGCAAAAGCCAGGTCCCTGCGAGATCCCACATCTGGTAGAGGCCGGATGAGGACATTCATCAGCAATTTAGGTCGTCAAATGCTGCCTTTGGGCACCTGTCCAGTAACCTGTTTTGATGCAG gTGACAGTAGAGTAAACGAACAGCCGCTACTTTCAGTGATGCACACCATTTGGCTTCGTGAGCACAACCGCATCGCTGAAAACTTGTTCAGGATAGTTCCGGGTCAGACGGATGAGTTTTATTTCCAACACGCCCGACGAATTGTTATCGCTGAAATGCAGCACATCATTTACAACGAATACTTGCCGGTCATAATTG GTCCTACGATGGCTGCCAAAGTTAATTCTGAAAGTGGCTATTCAAATACTCTGAATCCGGCCGTGTTCACCGAGTTTTCCACTGCCGCCTTCCGCATGGGTCACTCTCAGCTGAGAAGCTTCATCCG gCTTTTCGAGAGAGACGGAAGTGACAGCAGAGAGAGTTACCAACTCTCGGACTCGTTCGATGATTCTTCTCGGCTCTTTGGAGCTAATTTCATGGATAATGCTCTCCGTGGACTTCTCCAAGTACCTGCCGAAGAAGTGGACAGCTTTTTCGCATTCGACATTACCAGTCAACTTTTCAA GCCTAAAGGGGCAACAGTTGGGCTGGATCTGACAGCATTCAACATTCAACGTGGAAGAGATCACGGCCTGCCTACATACGCTAAAATGTTGGCTTTCCTTGGACAACCTGTTCCGTCTACTTTCGACCAACTGCTTTCTTATATACCAATCGAA GTCGTCAACGCTATGAAGTTCGTGTACGAGTCAGTGTACGACATTGACCTGTTTATTGGCGGAGTGACCGAATATCCAATGCCCGACGCTGTGCTCGGCCCCACATTCGCCAATATCTTCGCATATCAATTTTCGAATCTGAGGAGGAGTGATCGtttcttttacaaattcaatgtCGATCAACCCACCGGCTTCAGATCAG GTCAACTGgcagaaattcaaaaagtctCTTTGGCGCGCATTATATGTGACAACAGCGATGGCACCGTAGGTTACATCCAACCCAAAGCTTTCCGCACTCCCCACGA CTCATACAATCGACTTGTACCGTGCAGTAATATTCCAGGAATCGATTTCTTCAAGATGTTACCCCTTTAA
- the LOC124350003 gene encoding chorion peroxidase-like isoform X2 codes for MHTLWLLEHSRIAAILYTVVPRQTNEFYFQHARRIVIAEMQHIIYNEYLPVIIVPMMAAKVALGNGYLNTGNPAIFTEIFIAAFRKGHSQLKSFIRLFERDGSFSRDSNQLISSQIRSITPPGFLDPISWIRLFGASFMYLPKKWTALLLSTSQVNLLSMLCVSTAYNLAKRSTLGLDLTALNIQRGRDQRPANIR; via the exons ATGCACACCCTTTGGCTTCTTGAGCACAGCCGCATCGCTGCAATTTTGTACACGGTGGTTCCGAGACAGACGAATGAGTTTTACTTTCAACATGCCCGGCGAATTGTTATTGCTGAAATGCAACACATAATTTACAATGAATACTTGCCCGTCATAATTG TTCCTATGATGGCTGCCAAAGTTGCGTTGGGAAATGGCTATTTAAATACTGGAAATCCGGCGATATTTACCGAGATCTTCATTGCCGCCTTCCGCAAGGGCCACTCTCAATTGAAAAGCTTCATACG ACTGTTTGAGAGAGACGGAAGTTTCAGCAGAGATAGTAACCAACTTATCAGCTCTCAGATTCGTTCGATAACTCCTCCCGGCTTTTTGGATCCAATTTCGTGGATAAGGCTCTTCGGGGCCTCCTTCATGTACCTGCCGAAGAAGTGGACAGCTCTTTTGCTTTCGACATCACAAGTCAACTTGTTAAGTATGCTGTGTGTGAGTACAGCTTATAATTTA GCCAAAAGGAGTACACTTGGACTGGATCTGACAGCTCTCAACATTCAACGAGGAAGAGATCAACGGCCTGCCAACATACGCTAA
- the LOC124349513 gene encoding CBL-interacting protein kinase 33-like, which yields MEIQYNRKVPLGEGGYGSVFPGTFQGREVAVKRVLLNMANFNEEEALKKLDHPNIVKIFHVECNNDFMLFALELCTASLDQVFLRPDHPEKYKGPKLPYHFEVFSQLASGLEYIHSKNFIHRDIKPENVLISVDSSTNTQDVKVTMKWAGFGLSRAVNERGSYTMNSGVKGTRNWYAPEVLRLLFLPPNPMEKPRGTVKSDVFALGLVFAYLLLDGQHIYGSNEIDIVKNILEGRAINMNKIERSHYAYGLVTEMLKNEFDRISSSNVVERLKSEKDKLEEKEKEMLELCMIRNPDTSYIFTWKNENEKLKTLIRQGIDVNKKDKNGRNALHLVCQFNSSERLIDTIKLLIQLGIDVNEKDKDGRHALHYLGGFNSSERIIEAIKLLIQLGIDVNEKDKKGINALHFLCANDSNEILIDAIKLLIQLGINVNEKNKDGTNALHMLCYNNSSANLIDAIKLLIQLGIDVNEKTNNGRNALHLLCLNNSSERLIDAIKLLIQLGINVNEKDNYGHNALHLLCLNNSSERIIDAIKLLIQLGIDVNEKNNNGSNALHLLSGNNSSERLINAIKLLIQLGIDVNEKNNYGNNALHLLCRNNSSERLFDIMRFLIEHGINVNEKDKDGNNALHILCRNNSSERLFDIMRFLIGHGIDVSGIDIRKMLREKETRNFQEIIKLFDEASFT from the exons atggaAATCCAATACAATAGAAAAGTTCCATTAGGAGAAGGTGGCTATGGTTCAGTGTTTCCAGGAACCTTTCAAGGCCGAGAAGTGGCAGTCAAAAGAGTTCTCCTTAACATGGCTAACTTtaatgaagaagaagctttaaaaaagttaGATCACCCTAATATCGTCAAAATCTTTCACGTAGAGTGTAACAACGATTTCAT GCTATTTGCTTTAGAGCTCTGCACCGCGTCATTAGATCAGGTATTTCTAAGGCCTGATCATCCTGAAAAATACAAAGGGCCTAAATTGCCATACCATTTTGAAGTTTTCTCGCAACTGGCTTCTGGTCTCGAGTACATACATTCCAAGAATTTTATTCATCGAGATATAAAGCCGGAGAATGTACTCATCTCGGTCGACTCTAGCACTAATACGCAAGACGTTAAGGTAACAATGAAATGGGCAGGTTTTGGTCTGTCCAGGGCCGTAAATGAACGAGGGTCATACACGATGAATAGTGGAGTAAAAGGAACAAGAAACTGGTACGCGCCCGAAGTGCTTAGACTACTTTTTCTGCCACCTAATCCGATGGAAAAGCCCAGAGGTACCGTCAAAAGCGACGTATTTGCACTAGGCCTCGTCTTCGCTTATCTTCTGTTAGACGGCCAACACATTTACGGTTCTAATGAGATTGACATTGTTAAAAACATCTTGGAGGGTAGAGCGATCAATATGAATA AAATAGAACGATCGCACTACGCATACGGTCTTGTTAccgaaatgttgaaaaatgaattcgaTCGAATATCTTCATCAAATGTTGTTGAGAGActtaaatcagaaaaagataaG ctggaggaaaaagaaaaggaaatgttggAACTATGTATGATAAGAAACCCAGATACCTCCTACATCTTCACTTGGAAAAACGAAAACGAAAAGTTAAAAACGTTGATCCGGCAGGGAATTGATGTGAATAAGAAAGACAAGAATGGAAGAAACGCACTCCATTTAGTCTGTCAATTTAATTCGAGCGAAAGGTTAATCGacacaatcaaattattaatccaactCGGGATCGACGTCAATGAGAAAGACAAAGACGGAAGACACGCACTACATTACTTGGGTGGATTTAATTCAAGTGAAAGAATAATTGaagcaatcaaattattaatccaactCGGGATCGACGTGAatgagaaagacaaaaaagggaTCAACGCACTCCATTTCTTATGTGCTAATGATTCAAACGAAATATTAATCgacgcaatcaaattattaatccaactCGGGATCAACGtcaatgagaaaaacaaagacGGAACCAACGCACTCCATATGTTGTGTTATAATAATTCAAGTGCAAATTTGATCgacgcaatcaaattattaattcaaCTCGGGATCGACGTCAATGAGAAAACTAACAACGGAAGAAACGCACTCCATTTATTGTGTCTTAATAATTCAAGCGAAAGATTAATCgacgcaatcaaattattaattcaaCTCGGGATCAACGTCAATGAGAAAGACAACTACGGGCACAACGCACTCCATTTATTATGTCttaataattcaagtgaaAGAATAATTgacgcaatcaaattattaatccaactcggaatcgacgtcaatgagaaaaacaacaacggaaGCAACGCACTCCATTTATTGAGTGGGAATAATTCAAGCGAAAGATTAATCAacgcaatcaaattattaatccaactCGGGATCGACGTGaatgagaaaaacaattaCGGAAACAACGCACTCCATTTATTGTGTCGTAATAATTCAAGCGAAAGATTATTCGACATAATGAGATTTTTAATCGAACACGGGATCAACGTGAATGAGAAAGACAAAGACGGAAACAATGCACTTCATATTTTGTGTCGTAATAATTCAAGCGAAAGATTATTCGACATAATGAGATTTTTAATCGGACACGGGATCGACGTCAGTGGCATCGACATACGAAAAATGTTacgggaaaaagaaactagaaattttcaagaaatcatAAAACTCTTCGACGAAGCATCTTTTACATAA
- the LOC124349968 gene encoding uncharacterized protein LOC124349968 has protein sequence MHFSVGVAILLICSTLLEAVPTPQIKSIPKQPWRPKAIREKEAAARAAEEVARAAEEAARVSAEGTTEVAEDVTEILQGAALNEIMEDTTLLAETFSDNNENDSSTVTEEPSDINAIVSTTTTTQKNIVENSPLPTGEKKTARKLVLSAGGKPEVTTQKTAAQITSVDGDETVCRLSLRGKPCACRFEKTCRCDCGRITAMKQDSAGNPGKSSRIRSLRIRFSKLNKPSTF, from the exons ATGCATTTTTCG GTTGGTGTTGCTATTTTGCTCATCTGCTCGACCCTACTAGAGGCCGTGCCAACGCCTCAAATCAAAAGCATTCCG AAGCAACCGTGGAGACCCAAGGCCATTCGTGAAAAGGAAGCAGCTGCCAGGGCAGCCGAAGAAGTCGCTAGAGCAGCTGAGGAGGCCGCCAGAGTATCGGCAGAAGGGACCACCGAAGTAGCCGAGGACGTCACCGAGATTTTACAAGGGGCCgcattaaatgaaattatggAAGATACGACATTATTAGCGGAAACCTTCTCCGATAATAATGAAAACGATTCTTCAACCGTGACCGAAGAGCCATCTGATATCAATGCTATTGtttctactactacaactaCGCAAAAGAACATCGTAGAAAACTCGCCATTACCTactggtgaaaaaaaaactgcccgAAAATTAGTTTTATCCGCTGGCGGAAAGCCTGAAGTCACAACACAGAAAACAGCGGCTCAGATTACCAGCGTTGATGGAGATGAAACCGTTTGCAGATTGTCGTTGCGAGGAAAGCCCTGCGCTTGTCGTTTCGAGAAGACCTGTCGCTGTGATTGCGGAAGGATCACAGCAATGAAACAGGACTCGGCTGGTAACCCAGGAAAATCCAGCAGAATAAGAAGCCTTAGAATTcgattttcaaaattgaataaaccTTCAActttctaa
- the LOC124350003 gene encoding eosinophil peroxidase-like isoform X1 yields MHTLWLLEHSRIAAILYTVVPRQTNEFYFQHARRIVIAEMQHIIYNEYLPVIIVPMMAAKVALGNGYLNTGNPAIFTEIFIAAFRKGHSQLKSFIRLFERDGSFSRDSNQLISSQIRSITPPGFLDPISWIRLFGASFMYLPKKWTALLLSTSQVNLLSQKEYTWTGSDSSQHSTRKRSTACQHTLKCWLSSENLCRLVSTNCFLIYQSK; encoded by the exons ATGCACACCCTTTGGCTTCTTGAGCACAGCCGCATCGCTGCAATTTTGTACACGGTGGTTCCGAGACAGACGAATGAGTTTTACTTTCAACATGCCCGGCGAATTGTTATTGCTGAAATGCAACACATAATTTACAATGAATACTTGCCCGTCATAATTG TTCCTATGATGGCTGCCAAAGTTGCGTTGGGAAATGGCTATTTAAATACTGGAAATCCGGCGATATTTACCGAGATCTTCATTGCCGCCTTCCGCAAGGGCCACTCTCAATTGAAAAGCTTCATACG ACTGTTTGAGAGAGACGGAAGTTTCAGCAGAGATAGTAACCAACTTATCAGCTCTCAGATTCGTTCGATAACTCCTCCCGGCTTTTTGGATCCAATTTCGTGGATAAGGCTCTTCGGGGCCTCCTTCATGTACCTGCCGAAGAAGTGGACAGCTCTTTTGCTTTCGACATCACAAGTCAACTTGTTAA GCCAAAAGGAGTACACTTGGACTGGATCTGACAGCTCTCAACATTCAACGAGGAAGAGATCAACGGCCTGCCAACATACGCTAAAATGCTGGCTTTCTTCGGAAAACCTTTGCCGTCTAGTTTCGACCAACTGCTTTCTTATATACCAATCGAAGTGA
- the LOC124349497 gene encoding chorion peroxidase-like isoform X2, whose amino-acid sequence MTDCSNKWFVALFLASCLCPLLEVDGRGAASYGEGANEEVTFTEEEFQEALRIGQEYVTKWEQLEDQILEVDRNRSEHHGTSRVDEKYHSRRFNPQRYNPEAIAQSKEAAVYLVARQYLSDKLGIPAEKIGDFERSSTFGSDVSDRQICDFNSKFRTFDGTCNNVGVPSFGKSGTIFNRLVSTPSEGYDDGVATIRRSKLTRSPLPSARLVSTTVLNNKSFSRLDVSLLTMQWGQFLDHDLTSTPTFTKSDGSAFLCCSAQQTGVNVAPPHPECLPIAIPRNDPVFNPLGNGQVTCMNFIRSTFGNNLDGTFPRMRSQINALTHWIDGSNVYGSSAAKARSLRDPTSGRGRMRTFISNLGRQMLPLGTCPVTCFDAGDSRVNEQPLLSVMHTIWLREHNRIAENLFRIVPGQTDEFYFQHARRIVIAEMQHIIYNEYLPVIIGPTMAAKVNSESGYSNTLNPAVFTEFSTAAFRMGHSQLRSFIRLFERDGSDSRESYQLSDSFDDSSRLFGANFMDNALRGLLQVPAEEVDSFFAFDITSQLFKPKGATVGLDLTAFNIQRGRDHGLPTYAKMLAFLGQPVPSTFDQLLSYIPIEVVNAMKFVYESVYDIDLFIGGVTEYPMPDAVLGPTFANIFAYQFSNLRRSDRFFYKFNVDQPTGFRSGQLAEIQKVSLARIICDNSDGTVGYIQPKAFRTPHDSYNRLVPCSNIPGIDFFKMLPL is encoded by the exons ATGACTGATTGCTCTAATAAATGGTTCGTTGCGCTGTTCCTCGCTAGTTGCTTATGCCCACTG TTGGAGGTAGATGGCCGAGGAGCTGCTTCTTATGGCGAAG GAGCAAACGAAGAGGTTACTTTCACCGAAGAAGAATTTCAGGAAGCTTTACGGATCGGCCAAGAGTACGTAACGAAATGGGAACAACTGGAAGACCAGATATTGGAAGTTGATCGCAATAGAAGCGAACATCATGGAACGAGTAGAGTCGATGAAAAGTATCACTCGCGTCGTTTCAATCCGCAGCGATACAACCCGGAAGCCATAGCCCAGTCAAAAGAAGCCGCTGTCTATCTGGTGGCTCGGCAGTACCTGAGTGATAA GTTGGGAATCCCAGCCGAGAAGATTGGAGATTTTGAACGGTCGTCTACTTTTGGAAGCGATGTCAGCGACAGGCAAATTTGTGACTTTAACTCCAAGTTTCGCACTTTCGATGGGACGTGTAACAACGTCGGAGTTCCATCGTTCGGGAAATCGGGTACCATTTTCAACCGACTCGTTTCCACCCCGAGCGAAGGATATGACGACG GTGTGGCGACTATTCGAAGGAGCAAATTAACGCGGAGTCCGTTGCCCAGCGCCCGTCTCGTATCCACTACAGTTTTGAACAACAAAAGTTTTTCCCGTCTTGACGTCTCCCTTCTGACGATGCAATGGGGTCAATTCCTCGATCACGACTTGACGTCGACCCCGACTTTCACCAAGA GTGATGGATCCGCATTTCTGTGCTGTTCGGCCCAACAAACTGGCGTCAATGTAGCACCTCCTCACCCAGAATGCCTTCCCATTGCCATCCCAAGAAACGATCCTGTTTTCAATCCATTGGGTAACGGTCAAGTGACGTGCATGAATTTCATTCGCTCGACATTTGGAAATAATTTGGACGGAACCTTTCCCCGAATGCGATCACAG ATCAACGCTTTAACACACTGGATCGACGGCTCGAACGTTTACGGAAGTTCAGCCGCAAAAGCCAGGTCCCTGCGAGATCCCACATCTGGTAGAGGCCGGATGAGGACATTCATCAGCAATTTAGGTCGTCAAATGCTGCCTTTGGGCACCTGTCCAGTAACCTGTTTTGATGCAG gTGACAGTAGAGTAAACGAACAGCCGCTACTTTCAGTGATGCACACCATTTGGCTTCGTGAGCACAACCGCATCGCTGAAAACTTGTTCAGGATAGTTCCGGGTCAGACGGATGAGTTTTATTTCCAACACGCCCGACGAATTGTTATCGCTGAAATGCAGCACATCATTTACAACGAATACTTGCCGGTCATAATTG GTCCTACGATGGCTGCCAAAGTTAATTCTGAAAGTGGCTATTCAAATACTCTGAATCCGGCCGTGTTCACCGAGTTTTCCACTGCCGCCTTCCGCATGGGTCACTCTCAGCTGAGAAGCTTCATCCG gCTTTTCGAGAGAGACGGAAGTGACAGCAGAGAGAGTTACCAACTCTCGGACTCGTTCGATGATTCTTCTCGGCTCTTTGGAGCTAATTTCATGGATAATGCTCTCCGTGGACTTCTCCAAGTACCTGCCGAAGAAGTGGACAGCTTTTTCGCATTCGACATTACCAGTCAACTTTTCAA GCCTAAAGGGGCAACAGTTGGGCTGGATCTGACAGCATTCAACATTCAACGTGGAAGAGATCACGGCCTGCCTACATACGCTAAAATGTTGGCTTTCCTTGGACAACCTGTTCCGTCTACTTTCGACCAACTGCTTTCTTATATACCAATCGAA GTCGTCAACGCTATGAAGTTCGTGTACGAGTCAGTGTACGACATTGACCTGTTTATTGGCGGAGTGACCGAATATCCAATGCCCGACGCTGTGCTCGGCCCCACATTCGCCAATATCTTCGCATATCAATTTTCGAATCTGAGGAGGAGTGATCGtttcttttacaaattcaatgtCGATCAACCCACCGGCTTCAGATCAG GTCAACTGgcagaaattcaaaaagtctCTTTGGCGCGCATTATATGTGACAACAGCGATGGCACCGTAGGTTACATCCAACCCAAAGCTTTCCGCACTCCCCACGA CTCATACAATCGACTTGTACCGTGCAGTAATATTCCAGGAATCGATTTCTTCAAGATGTTACCCCTTTAA
- the LOC124349699 gene encoding charged multivesicular body protein 7-like: MIDTFYTKDNHFQLADFWDDDALMKPLFALSQSESHNPDNWVGLHEFWGNIILEWATSNRKLMFNEENLKKAFGRKGKNPASLNKVLDKMEKDGSIVTKDNCCHQTTVYSSPFGWFLNSLGKPIVMLVSLIWKSVMSYIFKERAVTLKTFVVPSVLEMKCERFLQLPLNELRDMHSNMHAYNSETQLVLFHLEKMGKLNVKASSDQPIVPAMKAKPLPQSNTELSISPAEQKEKKFNISQIDGRLIDLKQTEKLLKDEISNMESKIISLEVTARRRLNGASRESAKNTLFRRKQQQLICDQRKQVLIKVSKQIQDMEAYKIHLSSLINLSGDPLINEENIQDTESKEELKQQRELPNMLLQNTVHEDEYDSYLEEVVKDYTIDLSVFNTSSSDSSMNQENVEESVPDVKTELKQQRQIASILSQNYFQEDEFELEEELNKILAESDP, translated from the exons ATGATTGATACTTTCTACACCAAGGATAACC ATTTTCAGTTGGCAGATTTTTGGGATGATGATGCTCTCATGAAACCCCTGTTTGCCTTATCACAAAGTGAATCCCACAATCCGGATAATTGGGTCGGGCTGCACGAGTTTTGGGGAAACATTATCCTCGAGTGGGCCACGTCAAATCGTAAACTTATGTTTAATgaggaaaatttaaagaaagcgTTTGGTCGAAAAGGAAAGAATCCCGCTTCATTGAATAAGGTTCTGGATAAAATGGAAaa AGATGGGAGTATTGTCACCAAAGATAATTGTTGCCACCAAACAACGGTCTATTCTTCACCATTTGGATGGTTTCTTAATAGTCTTGGCAAACCAATTGTTATGCTAGTTTCATTGATTTGGAAATCAGTCATGAGCTACATCTTTAAAGAGAGAGCTGTCACTCTTAAAACGTTTGTGGTTCCTAGTGTATTGGAG ATGAAATGTGAACGTTTTCTTCAGCTGCCATTGAATGAACTGAGAGACATGCACTCTAATATGCACGCTTATAACAGTGAAACACAACTGGTCCTGTTCCACCTAGAGAAGATGGGAAAGTTGAATGTCAAGGCGTCCTCGGATCAACCAATCGTCCCGGCGATGAAGGCCAAGCCATTGCCACAAAGTAATACCGAATTGAGCATATCTCCGgctgaacaaaaagaaaagaaatttaatatttcacAAATCGATGGCAGATTGATCGATCTTAAACAAACTGAAAAGTTGCTGAAGGATGAAATTAGTAACATGGAAAGTAAAATCATTTCACTTGAAGTTACTGCACGTAGACGACTGAATGGGGCTTCTCGTGAGAGT GCGAAAAATACATTGTTTCGCCGCAAGCAACAACAATTGATATGTGACCAGCGTAAACAAGTCCTAATTAAGGTGTCTAAACAAATTCAG GATATGGAGGCCTACAAAATTCACCTTTCTTCATTAATTAATTTGTCTGGCGATCCTTTGATAAATGAGGAAAACATTCAAGACACCGAATCTAAGGAGGAGTTGAAGCAACAGCGCGAACTACCGAACATGTTATTACAGAATACTGTTCACGAAGATGAATATGATTCCTACTTGGAAGAA GTTGTGAAGGACTACACAATTGACCTTTCTGTATTCAATACATCTTCTAGCGATTCTTCAATGAATCAGGAAAACGTCGAAGAAAGTGTGCCCGACGTGAAGACGGAGTTGAAGCAACAGCGCCAAATCGCAAGCATCTTATCGCagaattattttcaagaaGATGAATTCGAACTAGAAGAAGAGTTGAACAAAATCTTAGCCGAAAGTGATCCATAG